A genomic segment from Verrucomicrobiia bacterium encodes:
- a CDS encoding proline--tRNA ligase, with amino-acid sequence MRWTQTFIPTLKESPAEAEIPSHKLLLRAGLARKLAGGLYTFLPLGLRALRKVEQIVREEMDRAGALEVLMPALQPPDIWKQSGRYETAREVLYKVKDRADKEWLLGPTHEEVITSLAAAEIQSHRQLPKNFYQIQVKFRDEIRPRFGLMRAREFIMKDAYSFDVSDEAAQLSYQKMYQAYARIFARCGLQAYPVEADTGVIGGKFSHEFMVPAETGENEVVYCETGAYAANIEKATSRGPLTPTPAVSTGAAPEKFPTPGVVTIEALSQPPYGVAAERQIKTLVYLVASQIVLILLRGDDQLNEAKFTGVVGTNEFRPATPEEVFAALGAHPGSLGGVGVSRFPIYADLALRGAKGMTTGANEDGFHLRHVDLERDIPVKHWADLRTVKAGELCTLSGQPLKIRRAIEVGHVFKLGTKYSERLGACYLDDAGQRHPCIMGCYGIGVTRTLQAVIEQCYDADGIRWPVSVAPYQVLITPLAVAPDSPVMQTAEKIYAALAARGVEVLLDDRDERPGVKFKDADLIGIPLRLSVGERSLAKGEIELKPRGGAVQALKVEAAVEAVCAQLQAAQAALQQAAEKASAG; translated from the coding sequence ATGCGTTGGACTCAAACCTTCATCCCCACCCTCAAAGAAAGCCCGGCGGAAGCCGAAATCCCCTCCCATAAACTGCTGTTGCGCGCCGGCCTGGCCCGCAAACTGGCCGGCGGCCTGTACACCTTCCTGCCGCTGGGTCTGCGCGCCCTGCGCAAGGTCGAGCAGATCGTGCGCGAGGAAATGGACCGCGCCGGCGCCCTTGAGGTGCTCATGCCCGCCCTGCAGCCGCCCGACATCTGGAAACAAAGCGGGCGCTATGAAACCGCCCGCGAAGTGCTTTACAAGGTCAAAGATCGCGCCGACAAGGAATGGCTGCTCGGCCCCACCCATGAAGAGGTCATCACCTCGCTGGCCGCCGCGGAAATCCAGTCCCACCGCCAGTTGCCCAAAAATTTCTACCAGATTCAGGTCAAGTTCCGCGATGAAATCCGCCCGCGCTTCGGCCTGATGCGCGCGCGCGAGTTCATCATGAAGGACGCCTACAGCTTTGATGTGAGCGACGAGGCGGCGCAGCTCAGCTATCAGAAAATGTACCAGGCCTACGCCCGCATCTTTGCCCGCTGCGGCCTGCAGGCCTATCCCGTGGAGGCCGACACCGGCGTGATCGGCGGCAAGTTCAGCCATGAGTTCATGGTGCCGGCCGAGACCGGCGAGAACGAGGTGGTCTATTGCGAAACCGGCGCCTACGCCGCCAACATCGAAAAAGCCACCAGCCGCGGCCCGCTCACGCCCACCCCCGCGGTGTCCACCGGGGCGGCCCCGGAGAAATTCCCCACGCCGGGCGTGGTGACCATCGAGGCGCTGAGCCAGCCGCCCTACGGGGTGGCCGCCGAGCGCCAGATCAAAACCCTCGTGTATCTGGTGGCCAGCCAGATTGTCCTAATCCTGTTGCGGGGTGATGACCAGCTCAATGAGGCCAAGTTCACCGGGGTGGTGGGCACCAACGAATTCCGGCCCGCCACCCCCGAGGAGGTCTTTGCCGCCCTGGGGGCGCATCCCGGCAGCCTCGGCGGCGTGGGCGTCAGCCGGTTCCCCATCTACGCCGACCTGGCGCTGCGCGGCGCCAAAGGGATGACCACCGGCGCCAATGAAGACGGCTTCCACCTGCGCCATGTGGACCTCGAGCGGGACATCCCGGTCAAACACTGGGCCGATTTGCGCACCGTCAAGGCCGGCGAACTCTGCACCCTCTCCGGCCAGCCGCTCAAAATCCGCCGCGCCATCGAGGTGGGCCACGTCTTCAAGCTGGGCACCAAGTACAGCGAGCGCCTGGGCGCGTGTTACCTCGACGACGCCGGCCAGCGTCATCCCTGCATCATGGGCTGTTACGGCATCGGGGTCACGCGCACCCTGCAGGCCGTCATCGAGCAATGCTACGACGCCGACGGCATCCGCTGGCCTGTCTCCGTGGCGCCCTACCAGGTGTTGATCACCCCGCTGGCCGTGGCGCCGGACAGCCCCGTCATGCAAACCGCGGAAAAAATCTATGCCGCCCTCGCCGCCCGCGGCGTCGAAGTGCTGCTGGATGACCGCGACGAACGTCCCGGCGTGAAATTCAAAGATGCCGATCTCATCGGCATCCCCCTGCGCCTGAGCGTGGGCGAACGCTCGCTGGCCAAAGGGGAAATCGAGTTGAAACCGCGCGGCGGCGCCGTGCAGGCCCTGAAGGTGGAAGCCGCGGTGGAAGCCGTGTGCGCGCAGCTTCAGGCGGCCCAGGCCGCCCTCCAACAGGCCGCCGAAAAAGCCAGCGCCGGCTGA
- a CDS encoding fumarylacetoacetate hydrolase family protein: MAAIGRFQKGDEIFFAKVVDGELFRLRGDVFGSPSFDKKPMPQKGVRTLVPVVPSKIIAVGLNYADHARESGKPLPKEPLFWFKAPTSLLPDGGKIEIPFPHHRTDYEAELAIIIGRRVRNVTPAAAARYIFGYTAAQDISDRTIQNSESQWCRCKSFDTFTPLGPFIETKIDPHDLNIQLFQNGQLRQNSNTSQLIFNCFHLVSFISTNMTLLPGDVILTGTPAGVGPIASGDRLEVRIQGLAPLVNSVK, translated from the coding sequence ATGGCTGCCATAGGCCGATTCCAGAAGGGCGATGAGATTTTCTTCGCCAAAGTGGTGGATGGCGAACTGTTCCGCCTCCGCGGAGACGTTTTTGGCTCGCCGTCCTTTGACAAGAAGCCCATGCCCCAGAAGGGCGTGCGCACGCTGGTGCCGGTGGTGCCTTCCAAGATCATCGCGGTGGGCCTGAACTATGCCGATCACGCCCGGGAGTCCGGCAAGCCCTTGCCCAAGGAGCCGTTGTTCTGGTTCAAAGCGCCCACCTCCCTGCTGCCTGATGGCGGCAAAATTGAAATCCCCTTTCCGCACCATCGCACCGATTACGAGGCCGAGCTGGCCATCATCATCGGCCGCCGCGTGCGCAACGTCACCCCGGCCGCCGCGGCCCGCTACATCTTCGGCTACACCGCGGCGCAGGACATCAGCGATCGCACCATCCAAAACTCCGAAAGCCAGTGGTGCCGGTGCAAGTCCTTCGACACCTTCACCCCGCTGGGGCCGTTCATCGAAACCAAAATTGATCCGCATGATTTGAACATCCAATTGTTTCAGAACGGCCAGTTGCGGCAGAACTCCAACACCAGCCAGCTCATCTTCAACTGCTTTCACCTGGTCAGCTTCATCTCCACCAACATGACCCTCCTGCCGGGAGACGTGATTTTAACCGGCACCCCGGCGGGCGTCGGCCCCATCGCCTCCGGCGACCGCCTGGAGGTGCGCATCCAGGGCCTGGCGCCGCTGGTCAACTCGGTCAAATGA
- a CDS encoding glucose-6-phosphate isomerase: protein MNGKQASLWQRFQQYYTEYPELGLAVDLSRMAFSPDFLVKLEPALQRAYQEMQALEQGALANADEQRMVGHYWLRAPHLIPKKHRALAREITQTIADIKAFARDVHEGRVAGARGPFKNLLVIGIGGSALGPQFLAHALGHPLTDKLNLYFFDNTDPDGMDRVLAPLLMELGQTLCLVISKSGGTKETRNGMVEAAAAYARAGLCFGAHAVAITARGLNSQLEKLAQEEKWLRIFPMWDWVGGRTSVTSAVGLLPAALQGLDIDALLAGAQACDEVTREPNTSRNPAAQLAAMWYYAGQGRGARDMVVLPYKDRLELFSKYLQQLVMESLGKELDRQGRLVCQGLTVYGNKGSTDQHAYVQQLRDGLNNFFVTFIEVLRDRQGASIAVEGSATTGDFLQGFLLGTRQALWENGRESITLTLREVSPFTVGVLIALFERAVGLYASLVNLNAYHQPGVEAGKKAAGQVLALQEKVLQHLARRPGRPQKLAALARDLQAEEHIETLFKICEHLAANPERGVSKQAGPSLPETAYALAGQGRSRKAKA from the coding sequence ATGAATGGGAAACAAGCAAGTTTGTGGCAGCGTTTTCAGCAGTATTACACGGAATACCCGGAGCTGGGCCTGGCGGTGGACCTGAGCCGCATGGCGTTTTCGCCGGATTTCCTGGTGAAACTGGAGCCCGCCCTGCAGCGGGCCTATCAGGAAATGCAGGCCCTCGAGCAGGGCGCCCTGGCCAATGCGGATGAGCAGCGCATGGTGGGCCATTACTGGCTGCGCGCCCCGCATCTAATCCCCAAAAAACACCGCGCGCTGGCGCGGGAAATCACCCAGACCATCGCCGACATCAAGGCCTTTGCCCGCGACGTGCACGAGGGCCGGGTGGCCGGTGCGCGCGGGCCCTTCAAAAATCTGCTGGTCATCGGCATTGGCGGCTCGGCCCTGGGGCCGCAGTTCCTCGCCCATGCGCTGGGGCATCCGCTGACCGACAAGCTGAATCTGTACTTCTTCGACAACACCGATCCCGACGGCATGGACCGCGTGCTGGCGCCGCTGCTCATGGAGCTGGGGCAGACGTTGTGCCTGGTGATCTCCAAATCCGGCGGCACCAAGGAAACCCGCAACGGCATGGTGGAGGCCGCCGCCGCCTATGCCCGGGCCGGGCTGTGCTTTGGCGCACATGCGGTGGCCATCACGGCGCGCGGCCTGAACAGCCAGTTGGAGAAGCTGGCCCAGGAGGAAAAATGGCTGCGCATCTTCCCCATGTGGGACTGGGTGGGCGGCCGCACCAGTGTCACCTCGGCGGTGGGGCTGCTGCCGGCGGCGTTGCAGGGGCTGGACATTGACGCCCTGCTGGCCGGGGCGCAGGCCTGCGATGAAGTGACCCGCGAGCCCAACACGTCCCGCAATCCCGCCGCGCAACTGGCGGCCATGTGGTACTATGCCGGCCAGGGGCGCGGGGCGCGCGACATGGTGGTGCTGCCGTACAAGGACCGCCTGGAGCTGTTCTCCAAGTATCTGCAGCAGCTCGTCATGGAATCGCTGGGCAAGGAGCTGGATCGCCAGGGCCGGCTCGTCTGCCAGGGGCTGACGGTGTACGGCAACAAAGGCTCCACCGACCAGCACGCCTACGTGCAGCAGTTGCGCGACGGCCTCAACAACTTTTTTGTGACGTTCATTGAGGTGCTGCGCGACCGCCAGGGCGCGAGCATCGCCGTGGAAGGCTCCGCCACCACGGGCGATTTTCTCCAGGGCTTTTTGTTGGGCACGCGCCAGGCGTTGTGGGAAAACGGGCGCGAGTCCATCACCTTGACGCTGCGGGAGGTCTCGCCGTTCACCGTGGGCGTGCTGATTGCCTTGTTTGAGCGGGCGGTGGGCCTGTACGCCTCGCTGGTCAATCTCAACGCCTATCATCAACCCGGGGTGGAGGCCGGCAAAAAGGCGGCCGGGCAGGTGCTGGCCCTGCAGGAAAAGGTGCTGCAACACCTGGCGCGCCGGCCGGGCCGGCCGCAGAAACTGGCCGCGCTGGCCCGCGACTTGCAGGCGGAGGAGCACATCGAAACGCTGTTCAAGATTTGCGAGCACCTGGCGGCCAACCCGGAGCGCGGCGTTAGCAAGCAGGCGGGGCCTTCCCTGCCGGAGACCGCCTACGCCCTGGCCGGCCAGGGCCGCTCGCGCAAGGCCAAGGCTTGA
- a CDS encoding glycosyltransferase, with translation MTLAVWIFAGLAGVSLGLLLWQWIAAWRFPLHQRIARPGFAPAVTLFKPLKGCDAETRACLESWLTQDYGGPVQVLFGVASELDPVVAVVRELLAAHPRSDAQLMICPESRGANAKVSTLLQLAPAARHELWIISDADVRVPRDFLANVVAPFHMRETGLVTCFYALANPTTLAMRCEAVAVNGDFWSQVLQANSLRPMQFALGAVMAVRRRALQEAGGFEALKDLLADDYHLGRRVAGRGWRIELCPVVVGCWEAPQGWAQVFRHQLRWARTIRACQPVPYFFSLLSNGTLWPALMMLAGWSLPWTGAGCLLIAVRAAASLWLQHRLTRQRGHLFYDFLVVVKDFMQAAVWLLAFTGNTIEWRGQKARVTRDGQLIAP, from the coding sequence ATGACGCTGGCGGTGTGGATATTTGCCGGTCTGGCGGGCGTGAGCCTGGGGCTGCTGCTCTGGCAATGGATCGCCGCCTGGCGGTTTCCCCTGCATCAGCGCATTGCCCGGCCCGGCTTTGCCCCGGCGGTCACGCTGTTCAAGCCGCTCAAAGGTTGCGATGCCGAGACGCGCGCCTGTCTGGAGAGCTGGCTCACCCAGGATTACGGCGGCCCGGTGCAGGTGTTGTTTGGGGTGGCGTCCGAACTGGATCCGGTGGTGGCCGTGGTGCGCGAGCTGCTGGCCGCCCATCCCCGGAGCGACGCCCAGCTCATGATCTGCCCGGAATCCCGGGGCGCCAACGCCAAAGTATCCACGCTTCTGCAACTGGCCCCCGCCGCGCGGCATGAGTTGTGGATCATCAGTGATGCCGATGTGCGCGTGCCGCGGGATTTTCTGGCCAACGTGGTGGCGCCTTTTCACATGCGTGAAACGGGGCTGGTGACCTGTTTTTATGCGCTGGCCAATCCCACCACGCTGGCCATGCGCTGCGAGGCGGTGGCGGTGAATGGGGACTTCTGGAGCCAGGTGTTGCAGGCCAACTCGCTGCGCCCGATGCAGTTTGCCCTGGGCGCCGTCATGGCCGTCCGCCGCCGCGCCTTGCAGGAGGCCGGGGGCTTTGAGGCGCTCAAAGATTTGCTGGCCGATGATTACCACCTCGGCCGCCGCGTGGCCGGGCGCGGCTGGCGCATCGAGCTGTGCCCGGTGGTGGTGGGCTGCTGGGAGGCGCCGCAGGGATGGGCGCAGGTCTTCCGGCATCAACTGCGCTGGGCGCGCACCATCCGCGCCTGCCAGCCCGTGCCCTATTTTTTCAGCCTCTTGAGCAACGGCACGCTGTGGCCCGCGCTGATGATGCTCGCCGGCTGGAGTCTGCCCTGGACGGGGGCGGGGTGTTTGCTGATTGCCGTGCGCGCCGCCGCCAGTCTGTGGCTGCAACACCGGCTCACCCGGCAGCGCGGGCATTTGTTCTACGATTTTCTGGTCGTGGTCAAAGACTTCATGCAGGCCGCCGTGTGGCTGCTGGCCTTCACCGGCAACACCATCGAATGGCGCGGACAAAAAGCGCGCGTCACCCGCGACGGACAACTGATTGCCCCTTGA